tatatatacatatatatatacatatatatatacttatagtaaATGAACTACATGCCGCTGGGGAtggtatgtgcatacatgccatgcccactgtgtgtttaatgtagtcattatttttacatatagatggctccacaagtacatgGTCACATATGAGCCAGTTACATGCCAACAGTTAGCATTTTACTGGTTGACAGTCTTTTCCTCAATTGTTATGACAAAAATAGTTGAGTAGtgtaaatgatattaataagtaaATGCTTTGTAAACCAAAGTCTTCACTGTAAGATAGAGAATATCTATAACTTCCTTCTTTTCAGGGTCTTCAGGAAAGTGCCCAGAATGCCTACAACTACTGAATTTCTCAACAGTAGTACTCCTGAGGAATTTAAAGCATTACTGACAGTCTACCATGATGCTCTCCAAATTAAGGCAATGCTTAAGAATAAGAAACAAGGAGAAAGTTTGGAATCATTAGACAAGTtagtatgatttttattatggATTCTCTTAACTAGGGAATTGAATATAATTAGGACTGGCAGTGAAAGTTGGCTGATTGataaaaatttataatatttCTTTAGTTTCTCTATCTTGCCTTGCAGTAATTAACATTCTTATGAAAGGAAAtggccacaaaaaagaaaagaactgaTTTTTCTAGTCAAAATAGATTCCTTTTTGAACAGAGAACTTTAAGTATAAGTATCATAAGTAAAAAAGAGGGACTTTAAGAGCACTTTTTATGAAATGAAACTTATCTTAAgctatgatgaaaatgagaatgaatcaGTGTGTAAAAATGATCATACTATTATCCTAAACAGTATGTGATGCATGTTGGTTTacaatgtgtgtgtctattacatacacatgtttataggAAGTAGATTGTTTTTTGTTAGTCATAATGCAAAGGAACacaaatgtttttgttattgaattATTAATGATTCCCATTGATCTTCCAGATGGTACCAGGAAGAGCTTGGGGAAGCAGTGGCGTCACGTAGTCCCCCCCACATGATCCGTAAGGAGCTGGTCCGCCTCATGGATTGGAAGCTCTCCAGGGGGAAGTTCAGACCTCGCCTGATCCAGCTCTCAGAATCCAATGAGGAATCTCTCGTCAAGAGTGCAACAGAAAAGGGTATCAAGCTTGCACAAGCTGGCAAGATTGAGGAAGCAATTGAAGCTCTTGGTAGGTTTATGGCCCAAATTTCAAAGGCATAGGCAGCTTTTCTATGTGGTGGTGTGCAACCCTAAATGTTTGGGAGAAGTGTTTCATGTGTTTTGTTGAAGAAATTTGTAATTCATGTCGCTAGGAAGTAaaagttattatgattgtttgtaGCGTAAATTTTGATGTAAAAGATTTTGTATGATTAATCTGCAACAAGAAAGTGTGAAACTATTACTTCTCTCATGCACCAGTTAACAAATTTCCAATTTACCAATTTCTAGAGTACAAGCTCTCTCCTGATTTATCTTAACTGGATATTTTCCTAAATaccctccctttatttctttattgttcaccttacatttatatgtaaatagataagaaagtaATACAACCATCCATTCTTTCTTAGTTGTTCTGAAAGGTGTGGGGCCTGCTACAGCTTCAGCCGTGCTTGCAGTATGTGTACCGGAGAAGTGCTGCTTTTTTGCTGATGAAGTTGCCCATGCCATACCTGCCCTCAGCAAACTCAAGTACACTAACAGTGAATACATATTACTAAACACAGAACTTACAAACTGTGCTGCACGCCTCAATAATGAGAGTGGGAACGGATGCGAGGTAAGTGGATTCAAGATATTGTGGAAATGGACTTTGTTTTGCCGACTGAAATTGCCTTGTTAGCTTTTATATATTtaagttttatatattcatttattatttgcatAATAACCTTTTTTTTGCTCTGTTGCAAAACATCTCATTCATTGATAGTAAAATTAGAAATAAGTCAATAAATGCTGGTAGATCCAGATAATATAATTTAGTTAACTGAATTTACAAATGCAGATATGTTGATTCCAGCATAtttcatatgcatgtatttcttttAAATCTTAGAAGGAAAACAATGAAGACCAGTGGACTCCTCATAGGGTGGAACTAGCAGTCTGGACACACAGCCTCCTTACTCACAACAAACCCAAGTTATTGGATAGTGTAAGCAACAAAAGAAGTGGAGACGAGAGTGAAGccccaaagaagaagagaaagaggaacaaaaagtagaaataaacGCAAAAGGTGAAATCATtgatttttgtcattttatttttgtctctttcaaaTGATCTAGCTTTTTGTATGGTCCAGTGAAACAAAGTTTTGAGGCATCTGTAAATTGACTCACCAAAATTTGAGACGCCAACCTTAAGATTTTAAtgaatttttattgatattgaagCAAATTCCATAAAGATATGAGAGATGAATGTTGCCTTGTGTTGCTTAACAAGAAATCATGTTACCTTG
The DNA window shown above is from Penaeus vannamei isolate JL-2024 chromosome 29, ASM4276789v1, whole genome shotgun sequence and carries:
- the LOC113807414 gene encoding uncharacterized protein isoform X1 → MAGMSHHFLCLLSPSFIPVFLYIVSVLKRGAQLVFRKVPRMPTTTEFLNSSTPEEFKALLTVYHDALQIKAMLKNKKQGESLESLDKWYQEELGEAVASRSPPHMIRKELVRLMDWKLSRGKFRPRLIQLSESNEESLVKSATEKGIKLAQAGKIEEAIEALVVLKGVGPATASAVLAVCVPEKCCFFADEVAHAIPALSKLKYTNSEYILLNTELTNCAARLNNESGNGCEKENNEDQWTPHRVELAVWTHSLLTHNKPKLLDSVSNKRSGDESEAPKKKRKRNKK
- the LOC113807414 gene encoding uncharacterized protein isoform X2, translated to MPTTTEFLNSSTPEEFKALLTVYHDALQIKAMLKNKKQGESLESLDKWYQEELGEAVASRSPPHMIRKELVRLMDWKLSRGKFRPRLIQLSESNEESLVKSATEKGIKLAQAGKIEEAIEALVVLKGVGPATASAVLAVCVPEKCCFFADEVAHAIPALSKLKYTNSEYILLNTELTNCAARLNNESGNGCEKENNEDQWTPHRVELAVWTHSLLTHNKPKLLDSVSNKRSGDESEAPKKKRKRNKK